The genomic stretch GGCTTCATGGGGCATTTCGTGGGCATGTCGTGCGGCATTTCGCAGGGCATTGTGTTGAGCGTCACTGTGGGGGTGGTTATCCGTGCCGCGGGTTCAGGCGCACGCAGCCGGTGCCCGCAGGCAGGGTGACTCACAGAAGGGACCACCAGGCGGCCTCTTCACCGAAAGGACGACTGTAAACAGCGGCACGTGGTCGAGTGCGGGATCAACCGCCTCAAGACATACCGCGACGTCGCCACGCGATACGACAAGCCGGCGTTCCGCTAGGAAGCGGCCGTCCTCATCGCCGCCATCAACGAGTGGCTGATCAGCGCTTCCCCTGACGCCGTCCTACGCGACCCTGACCACGTACTTGCCCTGGACGCCGCCCGCCTCCAGCGCCCGGTGTGCCGCTGCTGTCTCCTCCAGAGGGAAGACGGTGTCCACCGCGGGGCTCAGCTTGCCCTCGACCACATGGCGGGCGAGGTCGTCGAAGTCCGCCCGCGTGGGGTTGCCGCTGAAGAAGCGCACCCGGCCGTGTCCGTGGACCGTGCCGGCCGCGAGGTAGCCGAGCGACGCTACGGGCCGTTTCGGGTCGAAGGCGATGGTGACCATGCGCCCGCCGGGATTCAGGAGGCGCCGGAAGGCCCGCAGGTCGGTCCCCGCGGTGTCCAGGACCACGTCGAAGCGGCCCAGTCGAGCCGGCGGCACGGACCGGTGGTCGACGGCTTCGTGCGCGCCGAGCCCGCGGACGAAGTCGAGGTTGGCTGCGCGGGCGAGGGCCGTGACCTCGGCGCCGTACGCCCGTCCGAGCTGGACGGCGGCGTTGCCGACACC from Streptomyces albofaciens JCM 4342 encodes the following:
- a CDS encoding NAD(P)-dependent alcohol dehydrogenase, which encodes MNDRMMKAVLYDRYGGPDVLYVGRLPRPEPAPGEILVKVRAFSVNGGELTVRAGRFRLLSGRRFPKRVGLDFTGEVAALGAGVTRLAAGDPVWGILGRTSGFGSAAEYVAVPAERVGRLPDGLDPVDAAALPVATTAITALRDKAGLRPGERLLVRGAAGGVGNAAVQLGRAYGAEVTALARAANLDFVRGLGAHEAVDHRSVPPARLGRFDVVLDTAGTDLRAFRRLLNPGGRMVTIAFDPKRPVASLGYLAAGTVHGHGRVRFFSGNPTRADFDDLARHVVEGKLSPAVDTVFPLEETAAAHRALEAGGVQGKYVVRVA